A single region of the Niveibacterium umoris genome encodes:
- a CDS encoding efflux transporter outer membrane subunit, with protein MRKTSFAILPLLLSLTACNMAPVYLRPDVEAPPQWGQAEHTGARSEAAVPSEWWKLFGDDALNQLIDTALAENKDMKVAYARIEQARAQLGITDAQRYPQVTGGLSDQHTMRSAEAAPRLPGDRHGEDIKATIGVSYELDLWGRLRNASDAAREKLLSSEYNQQALRISLESQVATAYFKLLALDRQLEIARRNLATQEETLHMTQRRFEGGVASGYDYAQARAQTQQTRSSIPDLERQITLQENALSILLGRNPGPVPRGRSIDTLTADLDIPPGLPSQLLERRPDILAAEAQLRAANANIGAARAAFFPKISLTGATGYESSDLHTLGDPGSALWSLAAGLAQPIFMGGQLKNQLRQAEASEREMVATYQKTVQTAFRETEDGLVNLRKTREQADSKRQRATALGEAQHISFLRYQEGLTSFMDVLDAERNQLQAELDVVTLQNQQLAYTVSLFAALGGGWEQPR; from the coding sequence ATGCGTAAGACAAGCTTTGCGATCCTGCCGCTGCTGCTGAGCCTCACCGCCTGCAACATGGCCCCGGTGTATCTGCGCCCTGATGTGGAAGCGCCCCCGCAATGGGGCCAGGCCGAGCACACCGGCGCCCGCAGCGAGGCCGCTGTGCCCAGCGAATGGTGGAAGCTCTTCGGCGACGACGCGCTGAACCAGCTGATCGACACCGCGCTCGCCGAGAACAAGGACATGAAGGTCGCCTACGCCCGCATCGAGCAGGCCCGCGCGCAACTGGGCATCACCGATGCGCAGCGCTACCCGCAGGTCACCGGCGGCCTCAGCGACCAGCACACGATGCGCAGCGCCGAAGCCGCGCCACGGCTGCCGGGCGACCGGCACGGCGAAGACATCAAGGCGACCATCGGTGTGTCCTACGAGCTGGACCTGTGGGGCCGTCTGCGCAACGCCAGCGACGCCGCACGCGAGAAGCTGCTGTCCAGCGAGTACAACCAGCAGGCGCTGCGCATCTCGCTCGAATCGCAGGTCGCCACCGCCTACTTCAAGCTGCTTGCGCTCGATCGCCAGCTTGAGATCGCGCGCCGCAACCTCGCCACGCAGGAAGAAACGCTGCACATGACGCAGCGGCGCTTCGAAGGCGGCGTGGCCTCGGGCTACGACTACGCCCAGGCGCGCGCGCAAACCCAGCAGACCCGCAGCAGCATCCCCGACCTGGAGCGCCAGATCACGCTGCAGGAAAACGCACTGAGCATCCTGCTCGGCCGCAACCCGGGCCCGGTGCCGCGCGGCCGCAGCATCGACACGCTGACCGCCGATCTCGACATCCCGCCGGGCCTGCCCTCGCAACTGCTCGAACGCCGGCCCGACATCCTCGCCGCCGAAGCGCAACTGCGCGCCGCCAACGCGAATATCGGCGCCGCCCGCGCCGCCTTCTTCCCGAAGATCTCGCTCACCGGCGCCACCGGCTACGAGAGCAGCGACCTGCACACGCTCGGCGACCCCGGCAGCGCGCTATGGAGCCTCGCCGCCGGCCTCGCGCAACCGATCTTCATGGGCGGCCAGCTGAAGAACCAGCTGCGGCAAGCCGAAGCCAGCGAGCGCGAGATGGTCGCCACCTACCAGAAGACCGTGCAGACCGCCTTCCGCGAAACCGAAGACGGCCTCGTCAACCTGCGCAAGACCCGCGAGCAGGCCGACAGCAAACGCCAGCGCGCCACCGCCCTCGGCGAAGCGCAGCACATCTCCTTCCTGCGCTACCAGGAAGGCCTCACCAGCTTCATGGATGTGCTCGACGCCGAACGCAACCAGCTGCAGGCAGAGCTCGACGTCGTCACGCTGCAGAACCAGCAGCTCGCCTACACGGTGAGCCTGTTCGCGGCGCTCGGAGGGGGATGGGAACAGCCGCGCTGA
- a CDS encoding efflux RND transporter permease subunit: MISRTFIDRPILASVLSILIMLAGAAAIFKLPVAQFPDITPPVVSVTAQYSGANADTLQKTVAGPIEDKVNGVENMIYMESTSAANGTMTLNVYFDIGTDPDQAATNVNNRVQTALPVLPDSVKQNGVIVQKKSTNMLQIVTLSSPEGKYDTVFLSNYAYLNVVNALKRLPGVGDATILGAQDYAMRVWLRPDRLAELKMTTADVVQAIKEQNAQFAVGKIGDTPNDGSPQFTYTMSAQGRMTDPEAFENIILRANPDGSNVRIRDVARVELGARDYSMSGTLNGKPGVMVATYLQPGANALDVANSVKATMAQLATSFPEGVSYSVPYDTTPFVKASIHEVVKTLLEAIVLVFLVVFLFLQNFRATLIPCIAVPVSLVGTFAGMYLLGFSINTLTLFGLVLAIGIVVDDAIVVLENVERIMRDEHLPPREATLRAMQEVTGPVVAIVLVLCAVFVPVGFLGGLTGQLYKQFAITIAVSVTISGFVALTLTPALCALLLKPGHTEPAAFFRWFNRLFDKATERFGAAVAAIIRRWVLALLCAGGVLLMLGGLVKTVPTALIPPEDQGYYLATVQLPDAASLARTKQVAAQAGDAAKGFEGNADVVVLSGYDILTGNLKTSAATVFSVMKPWEERGVALNIRNAIYDFMHGTQGNREAMILGFNPPPIPGLGTTGGAEFYIQNRGEGDIQQLAKVTQDFISKAGQQPELTGVTTLMRANVPQVYVDVNRDRAKALGVPINSIFDALQATFGSLYVNDFNKFGQTYRVLLQSEADARMRPEDVGKVYVRSSGGQMIPLGAVADVRQISGPEIINRFNGFMGAKLMANPATGHSSGEAIAAIERVAKEVLPEGYALAWTGTAFQEKRAGSAATLAFAFGLVVVFLILAAQYESWKLPLVVVTAVPFAIFGAFAAVWLRGLNCDIYFQIGLITLIGLAAKNAILIVEFAHQLHQQGHSAREAALQAARLRFRPIVMTSMAFILGVVPLAISFGAGANSQHSIGTGVIGGMLAATFLAVLFVPMFFSLVSGKGAAKQPAAATKEHDHA; the protein is encoded by the coding sequence ATGATTTCCAGAACCTTCATCGACCGCCCGATCCTCGCATCGGTGCTGTCCATCCTGATCATGCTGGCCGGCGCAGCCGCGATCTTCAAGCTGCCGGTCGCGCAGTTCCCCGACATCACGCCGCCGGTCGTGTCGGTCACCGCGCAATACAGCGGCGCCAATGCCGACACCTTGCAGAAGACCGTCGCCGGGCCGATCGAGGACAAGGTCAACGGCGTGGAGAACATGATCTACATGGAATCCACCAGTGCCGCCAACGGCACGATGACGCTGAACGTCTACTTCGACATCGGCACCGACCCGGACCAGGCCGCGACCAACGTCAACAACCGGGTGCAGACCGCCCTGCCGGTGCTGCCGGACAGCGTGAAGCAGAACGGCGTGATCGTGCAGAAGAAGTCCACGAACATGCTGCAGATCGTCACCCTGTCGTCGCCCGAGGGGAAGTACGACACGGTGTTCCTCTCCAACTACGCCTACCTGAACGTGGTCAACGCGCTCAAGCGCCTGCCCGGCGTGGGTGACGCCACCATTCTCGGCGCGCAGGACTACGCGATGCGCGTGTGGCTCAGACCCGACCGCCTCGCCGAACTGAAGATGACCACCGCCGATGTGGTGCAGGCGATCAAGGAGCAGAACGCGCAGTTCGCGGTCGGCAAGATCGGCGACACGCCCAACGACGGCAGCCCGCAGTTCACCTACACGATGAGCGCCCAGGGCCGCATGACCGACCCGGAGGCCTTCGAGAACATCATCCTGCGCGCCAATCCGGACGGCTCGAACGTGCGCATCCGCGACGTCGCCCGCGTCGAACTCGGCGCGCGCGACTACTCGATGTCCGGCACGCTCAACGGCAAGCCGGGTGTGATGGTCGCAACCTACCTGCAGCCCGGCGCCAATGCGCTGGACGTGGCCAACTCGGTCAAGGCCACAATGGCGCAGCTGGCGACCAGCTTCCCCGAAGGCGTGAGCTACAGCGTGCCCTACGACACCACGCCCTTCGTGAAGGCCTCGATCCACGAAGTGGTGAAGACCCTGCTCGAAGCAATCGTGCTGGTCTTCCTCGTGGTGTTCCTGTTCCTGCAGAACTTCCGCGCCACGCTGATCCCCTGCATCGCGGTGCCGGTGTCGCTGGTCGGCACCTTCGCCGGCATGTACCTGCTCGGCTTCTCGATCAACACGCTGACGCTGTTCGGCCTCGTGCTGGCGATCGGCATCGTGGTCGACGACGCGATCGTGGTGCTGGAAAACGTCGAGCGCATCATGCGCGACGAGCATCTGCCGCCGCGCGAAGCCACGCTGCGCGCGATGCAGGAAGTCACCGGCCCGGTCGTCGCGATCGTGCTGGTGCTGTGCGCGGTGTTCGTGCCGGTCGGCTTCCTCGGCGGCCTCACCGGTCAGCTCTACAAGCAGTTCGCGATCACCATCGCGGTGTCGGTCACCATCTCCGGCTTCGTCGCGCTGACGCTCACCCCGGCGCTGTGCGCGCTGCTGCTCAAGCCCGGCCACACCGAGCCGGCGGCGTTCTTCCGCTGGTTCAACCGCCTGTTCGACAAGGCCACCGAGCGCTTCGGCGCCGCGGTCGCTGCGATCATCCGCCGCTGGGTGCTGGCACTGCTCTGTGCCGGTGGTGTGCTGCTGATGCTGGGCGGCCTGGTGAAGACGGTGCCGACCGCGCTGATTCCGCCGGAAGACCAGGGCTACTACCTCGCCACCGTGCAGCTGCCGGACGCCGCCTCGCTCGCGCGCACGAAGCAGGTCGCCGCACAGGCGGGTGATGCCGCCAAGGGCTTCGAAGGCAATGCGGATGTGGTGGTGCTCTCCGGCTACGACATCCTCACCGGCAACCTGAAGACTTCCGCCGCGACGGTGTTCTCGGTGATGAAGCCGTGGGAGGAACGCGGCGTCGCGCTCAACATCCGCAACGCGATCTACGACTTCATGCACGGCACGCAAGGCAACCGCGAAGCCATGATCCTCGGCTTCAACCCACCGCCGATTCCGGGCCTGGGCACCACCGGCGGCGCCGAGTTCTACATCCAGAACCGCGGCGAGGGCGACATCCAGCAGCTCGCCAAGGTCACGCAGGACTTCATCTCCAAGGCCGGCCAGCAGCCGGAACTCACCGGCGTCACCACGCTGATGCGCGCCAACGTGCCGCAGGTTTATGTGGATGTGAATCGCGACCGCGCCAAGGCGCTGGGCGTGCCGATCAACAGCATCTTCGATGCGCTGCAGGCCACCTTCGGCAGCCTCTATGTGAACGACTTCAACAAGTTCGGCCAGACCTACCGGGTGCTGCTGCAGTCCGAAGCGGATGCCCGCATGCGGCCGGAAGACGTGGGCAAGGTGTATGTGCGTTCGAGCGGCGGCCAGATGATTCCGCTCGGTGCGGTCGCCGACGTGCGGCAGATCAGCGGGCCGGAGATCATCAACCGCTTCAACGGCTTCATGGGCGCCAAGCTCATGGCCAACCCGGCGACGGGGCACAGCTCTGGCGAAGCGATTGCCGCCATCGAGCGCGTCGCCAAGGAAGTGCTGCCCGAAGGCTACGCGCTGGCCTGGACCGGCACCGCCTTCCAGGAAAAACGCGCTGGCAGCGCCGCCACGCTCGCCTTCGCGTTCGGCCTGGTGGTGGTGTTCCTGATCCTCGCCGCGCAGTACGAAAGCTGGAAGCTGCCGCTGGTGGTGGTGACCGCCGTGCCCTTCGCGATCTTCGGCGCCTTCGCCGCGGTTTGGCTGCGCGGGCTCAACTGCGACATCTACTTCCAGATCGGCCTGATCACGCTGATCGGGCTGGCCGCGAAGAACGCGATCCTGATCGTCGAGTTCGCGCACCAGCTCCACCAGCAAGGCCACAGCGCCCGCGAGGCCGCGCTGCAGGCCGCACGCCTGCGCTTCCGCCCGATCGTGATGACCTCGATGGCCTTCATCCTCGGCGTGGTGCCGCTGGCGATCAGCTTCGGCGCGGGCGCCAACAGCCAGCACTCGATCGGCACCGGCGTCATCGGCGGCATGCTCGCCGCCACCTTCCTCGCCGTGTTGTTCGTTCCGATGTTCTTTTCCCTGGTGTCCGGCAAGGGCGCGGCCAAGCAGCCCGCCGCTGCGACGAAGGAGCATGACCATGCGTAA
- a CDS encoding efflux RND transporter periplasmic adaptor subunit yields MKTPSALLSALLAGPLIAASLGGCKSAEAPKAGTPEVIVETVVRRNIAIEATYPAQTMGSREVEVRPRLTGILLKRSYQEGHPVNEGQPLYQIDPAEFRTALDQAESQYAQQKAVLDKARRDLARVEPLLKEKAVAQKDVDDARSAMEQAQAALLTAQANVTKARLNLDYTRVASPVSGIASLSLMSEGSLVNGPSSLLTKVVQIDPMYVMFSLPEREKLYFERKRAAGMLDLPHKAPLEVQLTLADGTVYPVSGRLNFSDTLISTSTGTLQLRAELPNAKAQLMPGQFVKVTVKGIEAKDAIVIPQKAVGTSSQGQFVYVVGKDGVARSRPVETAGTQGDRFFISKGLEAGDQVVVEGLAKVRADKPVKLVAADQPAKPATAAR; encoded by the coding sequence ATGAAAACGCCATCTGCATTACTGTCGGCATTGCTTGCCGGCCCGCTCATCGCCGCCAGTCTCGGTGGCTGCAAGTCGGCGGAAGCACCCAAAGCCGGCACACCCGAAGTCATCGTCGAGACGGTCGTCCGGCGCAACATCGCCATCGAAGCCACTTACCCGGCCCAGACCATGGGCTCGCGCGAAGTCGAAGTCCGCCCGCGCCTGACCGGCATCCTGCTCAAGCGCAGCTACCAGGAAGGCCACCCGGTCAACGAAGGCCAGCCGCTCTACCAGATCGACCCGGCCGAGTTCAGGACCGCGCTGGACCAGGCGGAATCGCAGTACGCGCAGCAGAAGGCGGTGCTCGACAAGGCCCGCCGCGATCTGGCCCGCGTCGAACCGCTGCTGAAGGAAAAGGCCGTCGCGCAGAAGGATGTCGATGACGCCCGCTCGGCGATGGAGCAGGCGCAAGCCGCGCTGCTCACCGCGCAGGCCAACGTCACGAAGGCACGTCTCAACCTGGATTACACCCGCGTCGCCTCGCCGGTGTCCGGCATCGCGAGCCTGTCGCTGATGTCCGAAGGCTCGCTGGTGAACGGCCCCAGCTCGCTGCTCACAAAAGTCGTGCAGATCGACCCGATGTACGTGATGTTCAGCCTGCCCGAGCGCGAGAAGCTGTACTTCGAACGCAAGCGCGCCGCCGGCATGCTCGACCTGCCGCACAAGGCACCGCTCGAGGTGCAGCTGACGCTGGCCGACGGCACGGTGTACCCGGTGAGCGGGCGCCTGAATTTCTCCGACACGCTGATCTCCACCTCCACCGGCACGCTGCAGCTGCGCGCCGAACTGCCCAACGCGAAGGCGCAGCTGATGCCGGGGCAGTTCGTGAAGGTCACGGTCAAGGGCATCGAGGCGAAAGACGCGATCGTGATCCCTCAGAAGGCTGTCGGCACCTCGTCGCAAGGGCAGTTCGTCTACGTCGTCGGCAAGGACGGTGTGGCGCGCAGCCGCCCGGTCGAAACCGCCGGCACGCAGGGCGATCGCTTCTTCATCAGCAAGGGCCTGGAGGCCGGCGACCAGGTCGTCGTCGAAGGGCTCGCCAAGGTGCGTGCAGACAAGCCGGTGAAGCTCGTCGCGGCCGACCAGCCCGCCAAACCCGCCACCGCTGCACGCTGA
- a CDS encoding DUF3313 family protein, protein MKRQTLNAMLSVICMAVMAHECMATASTAALAQSLSRYSQVQLASVDITVAGNGRWDGFTDTQRQQARALARESFARATADTGAQAASPEGETLRLSLTVEDMTPANTTRSVINHVLPIGLVANVGKSVSGAGTSRTMGSVTIAGELRDARSGTLVASFRAETSPDPMNLNAVISQDAAMKAAIERSAEAFASALSKARKGEDPCAGSGTCRLTLQPVAGG, encoded by the coding sequence ATGAAACGGCAAACCCTCAACGCAATGCTCTCGGTGATCTGCATGGCCGTCATGGCCCATGAATGCATGGCGACGGCTTCCACCGCGGCGCTGGCGCAAAGCCTCAGCCGCTACAGCCAGGTGCAGCTTGCCAGCGTCGACATCACCGTGGCCGGAAATGGCCGGTGGGACGGTTTCACTGACACGCAACGGCAACAAGCGCGTGCGTTGGCACGCGAGAGTTTCGCCCGCGCCACCGCGGACACCGGCGCCCAGGCCGCCTCGCCCGAAGGCGAAACGCTGCGCCTGAGCCTGACGGTGGAAGACATGACGCCCGCCAACACCACTCGATCGGTGATCAACCATGTGTTGCCGATCGGCCTGGTCGCTAACGTCGGCAAGAGCGTGTCGGGTGCCGGTACCTCGCGAACGATGGGCTCGGTCACCATCGCCGGCGAACTGCGCGACGCCCGCAGCGGCACCCTCGTCGCTTCCTTCCGCGCGGAAACCAGCCCCGACCCGATGAACCTCAATGCGGTGATCAGTCAGGACGCCGCGATGAAGGCGGCCATCGAACGCAGCGCCGAGGCCTTCGCCTCGGCGCTCAGCAAAGCGCGCAAGGGTGAAGACCCCTGCGCCGGTTCAGGCACCTGCCGACTCACGCTGCAGCCGGTCGCAGGCGGCTGA